In a single window of the Flavobacterium sp. W4I14 genome:
- a CDS encoding sugar phosphate isomerase/epimerase (product_source=COG1082; cath_funfam=3.20.20.150; cleavage_site_network=SignalP-noTM; cog=COG1082; pfam=PF01261; superfamily=51658; tigrfam=TIGR01409), translating into MMNSRRTFLKQAGLAAGAALLIPSFAFDKANKNVGLQLYSLRNELPKDVKGIIEKVAQAGYKEVETYGFSNGKFWGLTPKEFKALLNANGLKAPSGHYHMDDFVKTGKTDKLKADIESSAAIGGKYFTIAGAHVDMSKGVDGFKKTADDFNKVAEIAKASGLKFAYHNHDFEFKKLGDTTGYDVYLSETDKNLVNFELDLYWVVRSGNDPLALFKKYPGRFPMWHVKDMDKAKPEWNTEVGKGAIDFKSIFAQAKLSGMQHFFVEHETNYQPDPIGSIKTSCDYIKANLI; encoded by the coding sequence ATGATGAACTCAAGAAGAACATTCTTAAAACAGGCAGGATTAGCTGCAGGAGCAGCATTGTTAATTCCATCTTTTGCTTTTGATAAAGCAAATAAAAATGTTGGTTTACAATTGTACTCTTTACGTAATGAACTGCCAAAGGATGTAAAAGGCATTATCGAAAAGGTAGCACAGGCCGGATATAAAGAAGTTGAAACCTATGGTTTTTCTAACGGAAAATTCTGGGGATTAACCCCTAAAGAATTTAAAGCATTATTAAATGCAAACGGTTTAAAAGCACCAAGTGGCCATTACCATATGGATGATTTTGTAAAAACCGGAAAGACAGACAAATTAAAAGCCGATATCGAATCTTCAGCAGCCATTGGTGGTAAATACTTTACCATTGCCGGCGCGCATGTAGATATGAGCAAAGGAGTAGATGGCTTTAAGAAAACCGCTGATGATTTTAATAAGGTTGCCGAAATTGCAAAAGCATCTGGTTTAAAATTCGCCTATCACAACCACGATTTCGAATTTAAGAAATTAGGTGATACTACCGGTTATGATGTCTACTTAAGCGAAACCGATAAAAATCTGGTAAATTTCGAATTGGATTTATACTGGGTGGTACGTTCAGGTAACGATCCGTTAGCTTTGTTTAAAAAATATCCAGGCCGTTTCCCAATGTGGCACGTTAAAGATATGGACAAAGCCAAACCTGAATGGAATACCGAGGTAGGTAAAGGTGCTATTGATTTTAAAAGCATTTTTGCTCAGGCAAAACTTTCAGGCATGCAACATTTCTTTGTAGAGCACGAAACCAATTACCAACCTGATCCAATTGGGTCGATCAAAACAAGCTGTGATTATATCAAAGCCAATTTGATTTAA
- a CDS encoding D-alanyl-D-alanine carboxypeptidase/D-alanyl-D-alanine-endopeptidase (penicillin-binding protein 4) (product_source=KO:K07259; cath_funfam=3.90.480.10; cleavage_site_network=SignalP-noTM; cog=COG2027; ko=KO:K07259; pfam=PF02113; superfamily=56601; tigrfam=TIGR00666) — MRLKIYSLLLLIFAANITIAQNRIQNLEKAFDNLLNDEQAKHAIASLCVLDANTGKTLYAKNEQIGLATASTLKTITAATAFSILGKDFQFQTTLAYTGTITTDGILKGNLIIIGSGDPTLGSWRYQNKENAVLTQWVAAIKSAGIKKIEGTIIGDDRIFGTQTTPEGWVWQDIGNYYGAGTSGLAWRENQFDIHLKPGSSTADEVKIVKTIPATPYVQIINELKTGSQGSGDRSYAFLPPYSNVAYLRGSWGLGIAKTGISVALPDPAFDCAYRLQDTLKRLGISTGQQATTARLMTLNNQVIPSVTQKISTISSASLSEITYWFLKKSINLYGESLLKTIAIKSGKAGTTSKGAETEINFWADKGIDRTALNIIDGSGLSPGDRITTSAMADILFRIQKENWFADYYKALPEYNGMKIKSGTINDVSAFAGYHTDAAGNKYVIVININNYSGSGINKKLFKVLDELK, encoded by the coding sequence ATGCGATTAAAAATATATTCCCTATTGCTTTTAATTTTTGCTGCAAATATTACAATTGCTCAAAATCGAATTCAGAACCTCGAAAAGGCCTTCGATAATTTATTAAATGATGAACAGGCAAAACATGCCATTGCTTCACTTTGCGTTTTAGATGCCAATACAGGTAAAACGCTTTATGCTAAAAATGAGCAAATCGGCCTGGCTACAGCTTCAACCTTAAAAACCATAACTGCAGCTACTGCTTTCAGTATTTTAGGGAAAGATTTTCAATTCCAAACCACATTGGCCTATACCGGAACAATTACTACAGATGGAATATTAAAAGGAAACCTGATCATTATTGGCAGTGGCGATCCAACTTTGGGCTCCTGGCGATATCAAAACAAAGAAAATGCTGTTTTAACGCAATGGGTTGCTGCAATAAAATCTGCCGGAATCAAAAAAATTGAAGGAACAATAATTGGCGATGATCGCATTTTTGGCACACAAACAACACCCGAAGGTTGGGTTTGGCAGGATATTGGCAATTATTATGGTGCGGGGACTTCTGGCTTAGCCTGGCGCGAAAATCAATTTGATATTCATTTGAAACCTGGAAGTAGTACAGCAGATGAAGTTAAGATAGTAAAAACAATTCCTGCAACACCTTACGTCCAGATCATAAATGAACTAAAAACCGGAAGTCAGGGTTCTGGTGATAGAAGTTATGCTTTTCTTCCACCTTACAGTAATGTTGCTTACCTCCGCGGAAGCTGGGGATTAGGCATTGCCAAAACAGGCATTTCTGTAGCCCTCCCCGACCCTGCTTTTGATTGCGCTTACCGTTTACAGGATACTTTGAAAAGATTGGGTATTTCGACAGGTCAGCAAGCCACAACGGCAAGGTTAATGACCTTGAACAATCAGGTCATTCCTTCAGTTACACAGAAAATAAGCACCATCAGTTCGGCTAGTTTAAGCGAAATAACCTACTGGTTTCTAAAGAAAAGCATCAATTTATATGGCGAATCACTTTTAAAAACCATTGCGATAAAATCAGGCAAAGCAGGTACAACAAGTAAAGGAGCGGAAACCGAAATCAATTTCTGGGCCGATAAAGGCATTGATAGAACGGCATTGAATATTATTGATGGTAGTGGACTTTCTCCAGGCGACAGAATAACTACCTCGGCAATGGCGGATATACTTTTCCGTATCCAGAAAGAAAATTGGTTCGCAGATTATTATAAGGCCTTACCCGAGTACAATGGAATGAAAATTAAAAGCGGAACGATAAATGATGTTTCGGCATTTGCAGGCTATCATACTGATGCTGCAGGCAATAAATATGTAATCGTTATTAATATCAATAATTATAGCGGAAGCGGGATTAACAAAAAATTATTTAAGGTATTAGATGAACTCAAATAA
- a CDS encoding nucleoside transporter (product_source=TIGR00889; cath_funfam=1.20.1250.20; cog=COG0477; pfam=PF03825; superfamily=103473; tigrfam=TIGR00889; transmembrane_helix_parts=Inside_1_12,TMhelix_13_32,Outside_33_41,TMhelix_42_64,Inside_65_72,TMhelix_73_91,Outside_92_95,TMhelix_96_118,Inside_119_129,TMhelix_130_152,Outside_153_166,TMhelix_167_186,Inside_187_217,TMhelix_218_235,Outside_236_254,TMhelix_255_273,Inside_274_279,TMhelix_280_302,Outside_303_305,TMhelix_306_328,Inside_329_340,TMhelix_341_363,Outside_364_377,TMhelix_378_400,Inside_401_413), which yields MNSTTRFKLSAMMFLEFFIWGAWFVTLGTFLGNNLKATGSETGAVFSTQSWGAIIAPFIVGLIADRYFNAERILGVLHIVGALLMYQMYNATDVSIFYPYVLGYMILFMPTLALVNSVSFNQMKDPEKEFSSIRIWGTLGWIAAGLLISYFFHWDSKEGTEAGLLKNTFLMAGIVSLALGLFSFTLPKTPPKVSSDEKITVSDVLGLDALKLLKDRNFLIFFISSILICIPLAFYYQNANPFLSNIGMDNPTGKMTIGQASEVIFLLFIPVFFKRFGFKMTILVGMLAWAVRYALFAYGNAGELSFMLILGIALHGVCYDFFFVSGQIYTNSKAGERFKSSAQGLITLATYGVGMLIGFAVAGKISDAYKAADGVMDWKMIWIIPAGIALVVFLLFALVFNDKSKAEIEPKTV from the coding sequence ATGAATAGCACTACTCGCTTTAAACTCTCCGCCATGATGTTCCTGGAATTTTTTATCTGGGGCGCCTGGTTTGTAACACTTGGAACTTTCTTAGGAAATAACCTTAAAGCCACGGGCTCAGAAACCGGGGCTGTATTTTCAACCCAATCATGGGGCGCTATCATTGCTCCTTTTATTGTAGGTTTAATTGCCGACAGATATTTTAATGCTGAGCGCATTTTAGGTGTGCTACATATTGTCGGAGCATTATTGATGTACCAAATGTATAATGCTACAGATGTAAGCATATTTTATCCTTACGTGTTGGGCTATATGATCCTTTTTATGCCAACACTGGCTTTGGTAAACTCAGTTTCTTTCAATCAAATGAAAGATCCGGAGAAAGAGTTTTCATCAATCCGTATCTGGGGTACCTTAGGCTGGATTGCTGCAGGTTTATTAATCAGTTATTTCTTCCATTGGGATTCAAAAGAAGGTACAGAAGCTGGCTTATTGAAAAATACTTTCTTAATGGCTGGTATAGTATCTTTAGCTTTAGGTTTATTCAGCTTTACCTTACCAAAAACCCCACCTAAAGTTTCTTCAGATGAAAAAATTACCGTTTCTGATGTATTAGGTCTTGATGCTTTAAAACTTTTGAAAGACAGAAACTTCTTAATTTTCTTTATTTCATCTATTTTGATCTGCATCCCTCTGGCTTTTTACTATCAAAATGCAAATCCATTCCTTTCCAATATCGGTATGGATAACCCCACGGGAAAAATGACTATTGGTCAGGCTTCAGAAGTTATTTTCTTATTATTTATCCCAGTATTCTTTAAAAGATTCGGTTTTAAAATGACCATCTTGGTGGGCATGCTGGCGTGGGCAGTACGTTATGCATTATTTGCTTACGGCAATGCAGGCGAACTGAGTTTTATGCTAATTTTAGGAATTGCGTTACATGGTGTTTGCTACGATTTCTTTTTCGTTTCAGGACAGATTTATACCAACTCTAAAGCTGGCGAGCGTTTTAAAAGTTCAGCCCAAGGCTTAATTACCTTAGCTACTTACGGCGTAGGAATGTTAATTGGATTTGCCGTAGCAGGTAAAATTTCTGATGCCTACAAAGCAGCTGATGGCGTAATGGACTGGAAAATGATCTGGATTATCCCAGCAGGAATTGCATTAGTGGTATTTTTATTATTTGCTTTGGTTTTCAACGATAAATCCAAAGCTGAAATAGAACCTAAAACTGTTTAA
- a CDS encoding hypothetical protein (product_source=Hypo-rule applied; pfam=PF06439; superfamily=49899) — protein sequence MKKIFLSACILLAVTQISKAQKGFKPLFDGKTTTGWHTYNKTTVGSAWQVQDGALHLDLATKGKDGGGDLVTDKEYGDFHLKYEWKVAPKANSGLIFYVHEEPKYHATYSTGLEMQVIDNDGHPDGKITKHRAGDLYDLVKSSSEPVKAVGEWNKAEIISKKGKLTLILNGVEVVKTTLWDDNWKKIVAGSKFATWENWGTFKTGKIALQDHGDEVWYKNISIKEL from the coding sequence ATGAAAAAAATCTTTCTTTCTGCTTGCATTTTGTTAGCGGTAACACAAATATCAAAGGCTCAAAAGGGCTTTAAGCCACTTTTTGATGGTAAAACAACAACAGGCTGGCATACTTACAATAAAACTACGGTTGGCAGCGCCTGGCAGGTTCAGGATGGTGCCCTTCATTTAGATTTAGCTACCAAAGGTAAAGACGGTGGCGGCGATTTGGTTACCGATAAGGAATACGGCGATTTCCATTTAAAATACGAATGGAAAGTGGCTCCAAAAGCAAATAGCGGTTTAATTTTTTATGTTCACGAAGAACCTAAATACCATGCTACCTATTCTACAGGTTTAGAAATGCAGGTTATTGATAATGATGGCCACCCAGATGGAAAAATCACTAAGCACCGTGCCGGCGATTTATACGATCTGGTAAAAAGTTCATCAGAGCCAGTTAAAGCTGTTGGCGAATGGAATAAAGCAGAAATCATCAGTAAAAAGGGCAAACTAACGCTAATTTTAAATGGTGTTGAAGTAGTAAAAACCACCCTTTGGGATGATAACTGGAAAAAAATTGTTGCAGGCAGCAAATTTGCAACATGGGAAAATTGGGGCACTTTTAAAACAGGTAAAATTGCCTTACAAGATCACGGAGACGAAGTTTGGTACAAAAACATCTCTATTAAAGAACTATAA
- a CDS encoding CO dehydrogenase/acetyl-CoA synthase delta subunit (product_source=COG2069; cog=COG2069; superfamily=159594), with protein MTHFIKNMQTVDGLISNLYKDVSIEEMTKKITGLMEQQGYKVFDHQYGNLILEKGSRTKRLLLGAFATYYKFSVTMSPNTENELTVNVFQQSSGMSGGLIGMNQIKTELTRLNFLFANI; from the coding sequence ATGACACATTTTATAAAAAACATGCAAACTGTTGATGGATTGATTTCGAATTTATATAAAGATGTTTCTATTGAAGAAATGACTAAAAAAATTACCGGTCTCATGGAACAACAAGGCTATAAAGTCTTCGACCATCAATATGGAAATTTAATTTTAGAGAAAGGCAGCCGAACAAAACGGCTTTTATTAGGTGCATTTGCAACCTATTACAAATTTAGCGTAACCATGTCACCAAATACTGAAAACGAACTTACTGTAAATGTTTTTCAGCAGTCGAGTGGTATGTCTGGAGGTTTAATCGGTATGAATCAGATAAAAACAGAGCTTACAAGATTAAACTTTTTATTTGCGAATATTTAA
- a CDS encoding phosphatidylglycerophosphate synthase (product_source=COG0558; cath_funfam=3.40.50.300; cog=COG0558; pfam=PF01066; transmembrane_helix_parts=Inside_1_12,TMhelix_13_35,Outside_36_200) → MKHIPIALIYSRLLIGFIIILLSFFYVNYYSFLAVTLLSIGLLTDVFDGIIARKLNISSEKLRRLDSGIDQVFFISVAVATYIQCPDFFKVNLVKLIVLGAFEASTYALSYIKFRKEIATHSIGAKIWTLTIFATLVEIIVHCESVVLFEICFWLGLATRIEILAIVFTLKKWTNDVPTIYHAVKLRQGKEIKRNKLFNG, encoded by the coding sequence ATGAAACATATTCCAATCGCTTTAATATATTCCAGGTTACTGATTGGTTTTATAATAATTCTATTAAGCTTTTTCTACGTCAATTACTATTCTTTTCTTGCAGTCACATTATTATCGATTGGTTTATTAACAGATGTATTTGATGGAATAATAGCCAGAAAACTCAATATCTCCTCCGAAAAATTACGACGTTTAGATTCCGGTATTGATCAGGTTTTTTTTATCTCGGTTGCGGTTGCTACTTATATCCAATGTCCTGATTTTTTCAAAGTCAACTTGGTAAAACTGATCGTCCTTGGTGCTTTCGAAGCTTCAACCTATGCATTAAGCTATATCAAATTCAGAAAAGAAATCGCTACGCATTCTATCGGCGCTAAAATCTGGACGTTGACTATATTTGCCACTTTGGTCGAAATTATAGTTCATTGCGAATCGGTTGTATTATTTGAAATTTGCTTTTGGCTCGGATTGGCAACCCGAATAGAAATACTTGCCATCGTTTTCACCCTAAAAAAATGGACGAATGATGTACCAACCATTTATCATGCTGTAAAATTGAGACAGGGAAAAGAAATTAAACGTAACAAACTGTTTAATGGATGA
- a CDS encoding hydroxypyruvate isomerase (product_source=KO:K01816; cath_funfam=3.20.20.150; cog=COG3622; ko=KO:K01816; pfam=PF01261; superfamily=51658; transmembrane_helix_parts=Inside_1_12,TMhelix_13_32,Outside_33_296), whose translation MASNVNRRNALKNIIAGTAAIGVSSGFSALAMDKSESDQPLRLKGNINHAVCRWCFSGLDVETLCVEAKKIGIKGIDLVGPNDWPTLKKHGLESTMCNGAEINLVDGFNDEKFHEKLIQNYTAMIPLVAEAGYKYLICFSGSRRGKDDETGWNNCVKGLKQLMPLAEKHNVVLVMELLNSKINHKDYQCDRTSWGAELCKRLGSENFKLLYDIYHMQIDEGDVIRNIREYHQYIAHYHTAGVPGRNEIDDTQELYYPAIMKAIAETGFKGFVAQEFIPKNADKIASLKKAVSICDI comes from the coding sequence ATGGCGTCGAACGTAAATAGAAGAAATGCTTTAAAGAACATCATCGCAGGAACTGCTGCAATTGGTGTTTCTTCAGGATTTTCAGCATTAGCAATGGATAAATCAGAATCAGATCAGCCACTAAGGCTAAAAGGAAATATTAATCATGCCGTTTGCCGTTGGTGTTTTAGCGGTTTAGATGTAGAAACACTTTGTGTTGAAGCCAAAAAGATCGGCATTAAAGGCATTGATTTAGTTGGGCCAAATGATTGGCCGACTTTAAAAAAACATGGTTTAGAATCGACCATGTGCAATGGTGCGGAGATTAATTTAGTGGATGGTTTTAACGACGAAAAATTCCATGAAAAGTTAATTCAAAACTACACCGCAATGATTCCGCTTGTTGCCGAAGCCGGTTACAAATACTTAATCTGCTTTAGTGGAAGCCGTCGCGGTAAAGATGATGAAACAGGCTGGAACAACTGTGTTAAAGGATTGAAACAGTTAATGCCCTTGGCAGAAAAACATAATGTTGTTTTAGTAATGGAACTGTTAAACAGCAAAATTAACCACAAGGATTATCAATGTGATAGAACCTCGTGGGGAGCTGAACTTTGCAAACGTTTAGGATCTGAGAATTTCAAATTACTCTACGACATTTACCACATGCAGATTGATGAAGGTGATGTAATCAGAAATATCAGAGAATATCATCAATACATTGCCCATTACCATACTGCTGGTGTTCCTGGAAGAAACGAAATCGATGATACGCAGGAACTGTATTATCCTGCAATAATGAAAGCCATTGCCGAAACTGGCTTTAAAGGTTTCGTTGCACAAGAATTTATACCTAAAAATGCAGACAAAATAGCCTCACTAAAAAAGGCAGTTTCCATTTGCGACATCTAA
- a CDS encoding aspartate-semialdehyde dehydrogenase (product_source=KO:K00133; cath_funfam=3.30.360.10,3.40.50.720; cog=COG0136; ko=KO:K00133; pfam=PF01118,PF02774; superfamily=51735,55347; tigrfam=TIGR01296), with the protein MKVAVVGATGLVGTVMLKVLEERNFPLTELIPVASEKSVGKEITFKGKKFPIVSMDTAISMKPDIALFSAGGNTSLEHAPRFKEAGTTVIDNSSAWRMDPAIKLIVPEVNAHELSIDNKIIANPNCSTIQMVVVLKPLHDKYKIKRVIVSTYQSVTGTGVKAVEQLMNERKGIDGPKAYPYEIDLNVLPHIDVFMENGYTKEEMKMVKETNKIMSDDSIKVTATTVRIPVMGGHSESVNIEFENDFDLAEVRSILEKAPGIIVVDDVANLKYPMPKDAHEKDEVFVGRIRRDESAPKALNLWIVADNLRKGAATNAVQIAEYLIQKELV; encoded by the coding sequence ATGAAAGTAGCAGTAGTAGGTGCCACCGGATTGGTAGGCACTGTCATGTTAAAAGTATTGGAGGAAAGAAATTTCCCTTTAACAGAGTTGATTCCCGTAGCATCAGAAAAGAGTGTTGGCAAGGAAATTACTTTTAAGGGTAAGAAGTTCCCAATTGTTAGCATGGATACTGCAATCAGCATGAAACCAGATATCGCTTTGTTTTCTGCGGGTGGAAATACTTCATTGGAGCACGCTCCACGTTTTAAAGAAGCTGGAACAACCGTTATCGATAACTCTTCTGCATGGAGAATGGATCCTGCAATAAAATTAATTGTACCAGAAGTTAACGCACACGAACTTTCTATCGATAACAAAATCATTGCTAACCCGAACTGTTCTACTATTCAAATGGTGGTGGTTTTAAAACCTTTGCACGATAAATACAAAATTAAACGTGTAATTGTTTCTACTTACCAATCGGTTACGGGTACAGGCGTTAAAGCCGTTGAGCAGTTAATGAACGAGCGTAAAGGCATTGATGGCCCTAAAGCTTATCCATATGAAATTGATTTAAACGTTCTTCCTCATATTGATGTTTTCATGGAAAACGGATATACCAAAGAAGAAATGAAAATGGTTAAGGAAACGAACAAAATTATGAGCGATGATAGCATTAAAGTTACCGCTACTACAGTTCGTATCCCGGTAATGGGCGGCCACTCAGAATCAGTTAATATCGAGTTCGAAAATGATTTCGATTTAGCTGAAGTGCGCAGTATTTTAGAAAAAGCACCAGGCATAATCGTTGTTGATGATGTTGCCAACTTAAAATACCCAATGCCAAAAGATGCTCATGAAAAAGATGAAGTTTTTGTAGGCCGTATCCGTAGAGACGAATCGGCGCCTAAAGCTTTAAATCTTTGGATTGTTGCAGATAACTTGCGCAAAGGGGCTGCAACCAATGCCGTTCAGATTGCCGAATATCTAATTCAGAAAGAATTAGTTTAA
- a CDS encoding sugar phosphate isomerase/epimerase (product_source=COG1082; cath_funfam=3.20.20.150; cleavage_site_network=SignalP-noTM; cog=COG1082; pfam=PF01261; superfamily=51658; transmembrane_helix_parts=Inside_1_6,TMhelix_7_29,Outside_30_291), which translates to MLSRRSFILNSSMAAAAALLVPSFACVASDKKSVGLQLYSLRDELPKDVKGTIAKVAKAGFKEVETYGFSIKDQFWGLTPAEFKKLLDDNGLTAPSGHYGLGSYLTDGNTEELKAAIAAAKVLGSEYVTIPWLDESIRKSADDYKKIAVKINEAGKLAKEAGIRLAYHNHNFEFEKQGDTTGYEILLKGTDKNLVDFELDLYWVVRSGNDPIKLFKENPGRFTMWHVKDMDKANPALNAEVGTGSINFKPIFADAKLSGMKHFFVEHETNYKPNPMESVAASCAYIKKEII; encoded by the coding sequence ATGTTATCAAGAAGAAGTTTTATTTTAAACAGTAGTATGGCTGCAGCTGCAGCACTTTTGGTTCCATCATTTGCTTGTGTGGCTTCCGATAAAAAATCAGTTGGTCTGCAGTTATATTCTTTAAGAGATGAGCTTCCGAAAGATGTAAAAGGAACCATCGCTAAAGTAGCTAAAGCTGGCTTTAAAGAGGTCGAAACTTATGGTTTCTCTATAAAGGATCAGTTTTGGGGCTTAACACCAGCAGAATTCAAAAAATTGCTTGATGATAACGGATTAACTGCACCAAGCGGTCATTATGGTCTAGGCAGCTATTTAACCGATGGAAACACTGAAGAATTAAAAGCAGCAATTGCTGCTGCCAAAGTGCTTGGAAGCGAATATGTAACTATTCCCTGGTTAGATGAAAGCATTAGAAAAAGTGCCGACGACTATAAAAAAATTGCAGTCAAAATTAACGAAGCCGGAAAATTGGCCAAAGAAGCTGGTATCAGGTTAGCTTACCACAACCACAATTTCGAATTCGAGAAACAAGGTGATACCACTGGTTACGAAATCCTGCTAAAAGGAACCGATAAAAATCTTGTTGATTTTGAACTTGATTTATATTGGGTAGTTCGTTCAGGAAACGACCCGATCAAACTATTTAAAGAAAACCCGGGCCGTTTTACCATGTGGCATGTGAAAGATATGGATAAAGCAAATCCAGCGTTGAATGCTGAAGTAGGAACAGGCTCTATTAATTTCAAACCTATTTTTGCTGATGCCAAACTTTCGGGCATGAAACACTTCTTTGTAGAACACGAAACCAATTACAAGCCAAACCCAATGGAGTCTGTTGCAGCTAGCTGTGCATACATTAAAAAAGAAATTATTTAA